The Microplitis mediator isolate UGA2020A chromosome 8, iyMicMedi2.1, whole genome shotgun sequence genome has a window encoding:
- the LOC130672804 gene encoding nuclear pore complex protein Nup153 codes for MAKRSNNNSAGRRTYGEKPYDANNSFVKKMATKVTDLIPQRSWISKWFNSPGGNGLAADQDNADEQDVEEESLQPPSKRPCIRLDVTHPSETFRIQSRNRITSNTISNNVNIVNRIDYTANNVNSNEQYEQDVDETMPDFPQPIAGSSRSFVASTPTLRLPGRLTHTKSDITPLVHQHQRQQEHQQHQQQQQMNVANGADDNSESSESTSGCSSLIPQTSRQDGLSNFITYPFASKKGFTNDKLSFTNHLQSPRSLLFNGRDSLSSRRPSFNVSMVSNDNSPLERGAGLSSPFYSGNTTFGGANAIGNFRSARRPGQMNEFQLRVPKRSSVRVKPSNSSTTDTTGMSQTAKRILETLEHFSSPITDAKKIPVKTPMSTLASRKRAREEETISGNSSVSSVAPIGLRHLTRELTVPTVPDMLKLKRRQRLTNTTLAARKIISAHSEPAPQVKAAEYHLRTDSDDKKFMGKLRTKAKKKVDLDEPAETVNLAHIPLPITTLPSFDIPIPESSKNNSNNVVNNINTNTNKSGTSTGVETKAISPLKETESFKFSSPIKFAGADTSLESDGQFTFSQPIKPSQESSACKTTATAMPTFKFTSSKTTGNFNSTGDNGSQPSTNFMWSGSSTAPRPKEKKIVETKPAELQVAGSVMDILGKKTDKSEVKIWECRECYIKNNDSDDQCVACKARKSDSSKKMSLSSATAASTAAVTTDSAAGGQTQTQFGTKFKLNDKWECDCCLVRNPMTETKCLSCMAPRQDKSASKSSTSSKTEVPKAEVKDKTKAAEGTWECPGCMLKNPSSVITCPCCHASKPGLVKTAVKNTESVLKVDQKVAKTWECPSCMVRNNLSASTCVCCTTPCPDKSIVKEDNKSAPTVQSSVPVTSGFGDKFKKPAGAWTCDSCMVQNKSDVTECIACGGLKPGATADKSKKTENTPMPFSFGIPPGAQPQLGVKTDDKKSDSTTNGFTFAAPTSQAKPSFTFGIPSTEKSEPTGFKFSAPTTTIAEPKTAESNQNPASGFTFGVPKTVEKVADKVTEEDKPKPMFSFGAPKTVEKEKPIIFSNPLTVESQVNSQDKVPEKPVTFSFVPPGSVASAGSDTGTSSSTPAFTFSEPKVSTSTPETIKFGQTQSPLVSATTTSGFSFTRPKFTDSSGPPEKKAALTFGSSSGTAAPVFGLGSATVTSAEEKSSPFEVPDKSKTPFTLDKKPGFGVETKPAGFGEENKTPATFGSSSNTATSDKSIFNTGSTAPPAFGSAPTTSAPSLFGSTPSSSIFGTGTTNFGTSSSAAPSMFSAVKPTETPTPAANNQGLFSFGAASTPSTQNTTGGFNFTATNNTPATQKPMFSFGSNSATPAPSVTPSSDTGFGTPNFGSSVSSQPAAFSFNPPKADPPAFGQPSATPLPSIFNNQASGSLGQTPGSANMFSFGSAAPPTGSSAASGSSGFSFNTGLNTPATPSGGFNFTPANSSPAIAFDPNSRPSFNFTGGSAVAQFSATPQQAVTQRKIKRAVRRMHPRT; via the exons ATGGCCAAGAGAAGTAACAACAACTCGGCTGGAAGACGGACTTACGGCGAGAAGCCGTACGATGCCAACAAC tcatttgtaaaaaaaatggccACTAAAGTGACGGATTTGATACCACAGAGATCGTGGATAAGCAAGTGGTTCAATTCACCAGGTGGCAATGGCCTTGCTGCTGACCAGGATAATGCAGACGAGCAGGATGTCGAGGAAGAGTCACTTCAACCTCCGTCAAAGCGCCCGTGCATTAGATTAGACGTAACGCATCCGTCAGAAACCTTCAGAATCCAGTCGCGTAATCGCATCACCAGCAACACCATCAgtaataatgttaatattgTTAATAGAATTGATTATACAGCCAATAATGTCAACAGCAATGAGCAGTATGAGCAAGACGTTGATGAAACGATGCCGGATTTCCCGCAGCCGATTGCTGGGTCCAGTAGATCTTTTGTCGCATCAACGCCTACGTTACGTCTTCCCGGACGGTTGACTCATACAAAGTCTGATATTACACCTCTGGTTCACCAGCACCAGCGGCAGCAGGAACATCAGCAACAtcagcaacagcagcaaaTGAATGTTGCAAACGGTGCTGATGACAATTCAGAGTCCAGTGAAAGTACCAGCGGCTGTAGTTCACTCATTCCACAGACAAGTAGACAAGACGGATTGtctaattttataacttatcCATTTGCAAGTAAAAAAGGATTTACGAATGATAAATTGTCGTTTACAAATCACTTGCAGTCACCAAGATCTTTGCTGTTCAATGGACGAGATTCGTTGAGCTCAAGGAGACCTAGTTTTAATGTATCAATGGTCAGTAATGATAACAGTCCTCTAGAACGTGGAGCTGGACTGTCATCGCCTTTTTACAGCGGCAACACAACATTCGGAGGTGCTAATGCGATCGGTAACTTCCGGTCAGCTCGCAGACCTGGACAGATGAATGAGTTCCAGTTGAGAGTACCCAAGAGGTCCAGTGTCCGCGTTAAGCCTTCAAATTCGTCAACGACAGACACTACGGGGATGAGCCAGACGGCTAAAAGAATTCTTGAAACCCTTGAACATTTTTCATCTCCAATCACCGACGCCAAGAAGATTCCGGTTAAAACTCCAATGAGTACTCTTGCGTCGAGGAAGCGAGCCCGCGAGGAAGAGACCATCAGTGGCAATAGTTCTGTCAGCAGTGTCGCGCCTATTGGGCTGAGACACTTGACCAGAGAGCTGACGGTTCCAACGGTGCCGGACATGCTCAAGCTGAAGAGACGTCAGAGATTGACGAACACGACGCTTGCCgccagaaaaataatttcagcACACAGTGAGCCTGCGCCGCAGGTAAAAGCTGCTGAGTATCACCTGAGGACTGATAgcgatgataaaaaattcatgggTAAACTCAGAACTAAAGCTAAGAAAAAAGTTGACTTAGATGAGCCCGCGGAGACGGTTAATCTCGCTCACATACCTCTACCTATCACAACATTGCCGAGCTTTGACATACCGATACCCGAGTCAtcaaaaaacaattcaaataatGTTGTCAATAATATCAATACCAATACCAATAAATCTGGTACAAGTACGGGAGTAGAGACTAAAGCAATTTCTCCGTTAAAAGAAACGGAGTCGTTTAAATTTTCTAGTCCCATTAAATTTGCTGGAGCTGACACAAGTCTAGAATCGGACGGGCAGTTCACTTTCTCTCAGCCGATAAAACCCAGCCAGGAATCATCCGCTTGTAAAACAACGGCAACAGCAATGCCGACTTTCAAATTTACGTCATCCAAAACAACAGGCAATTTCAATTCAACTGGAGACAACGGCAGTCAGCCATCAACAAACTTTATGTGGTCGGGATCTTCAACGGCACCGCGacccaaagaaaaaaaaatagttgagaCTAAACCTGCTGAATTACAAGTAGCTGGCAGTGTTATGGATATTCTTGGCAAGAAAACTGACAAATCGGAAGTTAAAATCTGGGAGTGCCGGGaatgttatataaaaaataatgacagtGATGATCAGTGTGTCGCTTGTAAAGCACGCAAGTCTgattcatctaaaaaaatgtctttatcATCAGCCACTGCAGCTTCTACTGCTGCTGTCACTACCGATTCTGCAGCTGGAGGACAAACACAGACGCAGTTTGgcactaaatttaaattaaacgatAAATGGGAATGTGATTGTTGTCTTGTAAGGAATCCAATGACAGAAACAAAGTGTCTGTCTTGCATGGCGCCAAGGCAAGACAAGAGTGCCAGCAAATCATCAACGTCATCAAAGACCGAAGTACCAAAAGCTGAAGTTAAAGATAAAACTAAAGCAGCTGAAGGAACATGGGAATGTCCGGGTTGTATGTTGAAGAATCCGTCTAGTGTAATAACATGCCCGTGCTGCCATGCATCGAAGCCTGGGTTAGTTAAGACTGCGGTTAAAAATACCGAGTCTGTTTTGAAGGTTGACCAAAAAGTAGCCAAGACATGGGAATGTCCCTCTTGTATggtaagaaataatttatcagctTCCACCTGCGTCTGCTGCACCACTCCCTGTCCAGACAAATCGATAGTCAAAGAGGACAACAAGTCAGCACCAACAGTCCAATCATCGGTGCCAGTAACCAGCGGGTTTGGTGATAAATTCAAGAAACCAGCGGGCGCGTGGACGTGTGACAGCTGTATGGTTCAAAATAAATCCGATGTTACCGAGTGCATTGCATGCGGGGGCTTGAAACCTGGAGCTACTGCAGACAAGAGCAAGAAAACAGAAAATACTCCAATGCCGTTCTCATTCGGTATTCCTCCGGGTGCCCAACCCCAACTGGGAGTCAAGACCGATGATAAAAAGTCTGATAGCACGACAAATGGGTTCACGTTTGCAGCACCCACGTCTCAAGCTAAACCATCATTTACTTTTGGCATTCCATCGACGGAAAAATCCGAACCCAcgggatttaaattttccgcTCCTACGACGACTATCGCTGAGCCTAAAACTGCTGAGAGTAATCAGAATCCAGCAAGTGGATTTACCTTTGGAGTACCCAAGACAGTGGAAAAAGTTGCGGACAAAGTAACTGAGGAAGACAAACCCAAGCCAATGTTTTCATTCGGTGCACCGAAGACTGTCGAGAAAGAAAAACCGATCATATTTTCTAATCCGTTGACTGTGGAAAGTCAAGTTAATTCTCAAGATAAAGTTCCAGAAAAACCCGTCACATTTTCATTTGTTCCACCGGGATCTGTAGCAAGTGCTGGCAGTGACACAGGAACCAGCAGTTCTACGCCCGCTTTCACATTCTCCGAGCCTAAAGTCTCTACATCAACGCCtgagacaattaaatttggaCAGACACAGTCTCCATTAGTTTCAGCAACAACCACATCAGGATTTTCATTCACGAGACCTAAATTTACGGATTCATCAGGCCCTCCGGAGAAGAAAGCTGCGTTAACTTTTGGCAGCAGTTCTGGAACAGCAGCTCCAGTTTTTGGACTCGGTTCTGCTACTGTTACATCAGCAGAAGAAAAATCATCGCCCTTTGAAGTTCCAGATAAATCTAAAACACCATTTACGTTGGATAAAAAACCAGGATTTGGGGTTGAGACTAAACCAGCTGGATTTggagaagaaaataaaacacCAGCGACATTCGGTAGCAGTAGTAATACTGCTACCagtgataaatcaattttcaaTACCGGATCAACAGCACCACCGGCATTTGGTTCAGCACCGACTACTTCAGCTCCATCATTATTTGGTTCAACTCCATCGTCCAGTATTTTCGGCACCGGTACCACGAATTTCGGAACATCATCTTCAGCAGCACCCAGCATGTTTTCAGCAGTTAAACCCACAGAGACACCAACACCAGCAGCAAATAATCAAGGATTATTTTCATTTGGCGCAGCGTCAACGCCAAGTACTCAAAATACAACCGGAGGTTTCAATTTCACCGCAACAAATAACACACCTGCCACGCAAAAGCCCATGTTTAGCTTCGGCAGCAATTCAGCAACTCCAGCCCCATCTGTAACCCCATCATCCGACACAGGATTCGGTACACCAAATTTCGGTAGTTCCGTGTCGTCTCAACCAGCGGCATTTTCATTCAATCCCCCAAAAGCTGATCCTCCAGCTTTTGGACAACCGTCCGCTACACCGCTTCctagtatttttaataatcaagcttCCGGTTCATTGGGACAGACACCTGGGTCAGCTAATATGTTTAGCTTTGGATCCGCTGCTCCTCCCACTGGTTCATCAGCTGCCAGTGGCTCTAGTGGATTCAGTTTTAATACCGGATTGaat acACCAGCAACACCATCAGGTGGTTTCAATTTTACTCCCGCAAATTCATCACCTGCGATCGCCTTTGATCCTAATTCACGGCCGTCATTTAATTTCACTGGCGGTAGTGCAGTAGCCCAATTtag CGCAACACCACAACAAGCTGTAAcgcaaagaaaaataaaacgagCAGTAAGAAGAATGCACCCAAGAACTTga
- the LOC130672806 gene encoding WW domain-containing adapter protein with coiled-coil homolog isoform X1 produces the protein MVMHARKPQRISDGYFEKHQTHPYQQNAKYSGSKGGYPSSTVSSDNRYEGRMRDSPNGNSYSPAGGLGMGMPVERESPRSYTTKPLYKKERENRDYKLSSSREKYSDCARSPKDKRSRDSRDSEHRTNHDRSGGEILHPIKLSNSSRESSQRKPAHNSCQDKRGDERGGVVERAARFGDWSEHLSSSGKKYYYNCKTEVSQWEKPREWIVRNDSRQRQSNDYSSRSSHDKHSNSRANSSNIRDGKSRQTDKREYWGSCSGSNQASNSVGGPSRDELLSLSSRERDKEQRERDREQRERERDREQRERERELQQQQREREQQRDRDDMCGGERQSQDMDISPGDSTPTSEPQTSLHDTLPQGPVLLATALPRLASHPPTSLSSQSTGKLSTSPTTHCSQPGNSNAPGPPVTLANLPRLLSQITGSKDQNDITPQKALQTIQTAIFLSRQQSGSSDRGGNDLMAPLKVDTSGNVNLTNEGPPTPTHSETQDCIDARKMVSPGGLNASVQGLSSLQGVSTLGSLGSLGNGGGLQALSRVQPPLTPSLTPSLANHYREDLTQHVRAFPADILEKQAQKLSEEAHTMGSLQCTRVSAELKTARSLVRLTEIQATLQEQRILFLRQQIKTLEKLKSQNSFMSDDS, from the exons ATGGTAATGCATGCGAGGAAACCACAAAGGATCAGCGATGG GTACTTCGAAAAGCACCAAACCCATCCCTATCAG CAGAACGCCAAGTACAGCGGTTCAAAAGGTGGATATCCATCATCAACAGTATCATCGGACAATCGTTACGAGGGTCGAATGCGCGATTCTCCAAATGGGAATTCGTATAGTCCAGCTGGTGGACTGGGCATGGGCATGCCTGTGGAACGCGAGAGTCCACGTAGCTACACAACCAAACCTCTTTATAAGAAGGAGAGAGAAAATAGAGACTATAAGTTATCTTCTTCACGCGAAAAGTATTCCG ATTGTGCACGATCTCCAAAAGACAAGAGAAGCCGTGACAGTCGGGACTCTGAGCACAGGACCAATCATGACAGGAGTGGTGGAGAG atcttACATcccataaaattatcaaattcctCACGAGAATCGTCGCAGCGTAAACCTGCGCATAACTCTTGTCAG GATAAGAGAGGTGATGAACGAGGTGGTGTTGTGGAAAGAGCGGCGAGATTTGGCGACTGGTCAGAACACTTGAGTTCATCAGGTAAAAAGTATTATTACAATTGCAAAACAGAAGTATCACAGTGGGAAAAACCACGTGAATGGATAGTCCGAAATGACAGCAGGCAACGTCAATCGAACGATTATTCATCTAGGTCAa gtCATGATAAACATTCCAACTCGCGAGCAAACAGTAGCAATATTAGAGACGGTAAATCTCGACAAACAGACAAACGCGAGTACTGGGGATCGTGTTCAGGTAGCAATCAAGCCAGCAATAGTGTGGGTGGTCCAAGCAGAGATGAATTGCTGTCGTTGTCCTCACGTGAGCGTGATAAAGAACAACGTGAACGTGATCGCGAGCAACGGGAGCGGGAGCGTGACCGAGAACAGCGCGAGCGTGAACGCGAATTACAGCAGCAGCAGCGTGAGCGTGAGCAGCAACGTGACAGAGATGACATGTGTGGCGGTGAACGTCAGTCACAGGACATGGACATATCTCCGGGTGATTCAACGCCGACCTCTGAACCACAGACATCTTTGCACGATACACTGCCACAGGGGCCTGTTCTTCTCGCTACCGCGTTACCGCGACTGGCCTCGCATCCCCCTACATCATTGTCATCACAGTCAACTGGTAAATTGTCGACCTCACCTACGACGCATTGTAGTCAACCTGGCAACAGCAATGCACCTGGTCCGCCGGTTACTCTTGCTAATTTACCAAGATTGTTGTCGCAGATAACTGGTAGTAAGGATCAGAATGATATTACGCCACAGAAAGCACTTCAAACTATACAGACTGCTATCTTTTTGTCACGACAa caATCAGGAAGTAGTGATCGAGGAGGTAATGATCTTATGGCACCGCTAAAAGTTGATACTAGCGGTAATGTCAATTTGACGAATGAGGGCCCGCCGACTCCAACACATTCAGAGACACAGGATTGCATTGATGCTAGAAAGA TGGTGAGTCCTGGAGGATTGAATGCCAGCGTTCAGGGGCTAAGTTCGCTGCAAGGAGTCAGCACACTGGGGTCTCTTGGTAGTCTCGGTAATGGTGGAGGTCTCCAAGCGCTTTCAAGAGTTCAGCCACCATTGACACCTTCTCTGACACCGTCACTCGCAAATCATTATCGGGAAGATCTGACTCAACATGTCCGCGCTTTTCCTGCTGATATTCTTGAAAAACAA gCCCAAAAATTGAGTGAAGAAGCACACACTATGGGGAGCTTACAATGTACTAGAGTTTCAGCAGAGCTTAAGACTGCACGATCGTTAGTGAGGCTCACTGAGATTCAAGCAACATTACAAGAACaaag gATATTATTTCTTCGCCAACAAATTAAAACCCTGGAGAAGCTGAAATCCCAAAACTCCTTTATGTCTGACGACTCTTAG
- the LOC130672806 gene encoding WW domain-containing adapter protein with coiled-coil homolog isoform X3, whose amino-acid sequence MVMHARKPQRISDGYFEKHQTHPYQQNAKYSGSKGGYPSSTVSSDNRYEGRMRDSPNGNSYSPAGGLGMGMPVERESPRSYTTKPLYKKERENRDYKLSSSREKYSDCARSPKDKRSRDSRDSEHRTNHDRSGGEDKRGDERGGVVERAARFGDWSEHLSSSGKKYYYNCKTEVSQWEKPREWIVRNDSRQRQSNDYSSRSSHDKHSNSRANSSNIRDGKSRQTDKREYWGSCSGSNQASNSVGGPSRDELLSLSSRERDKEQRERDREQRERERDREQRERERELQQQQREREQQRDRDDMCGGERQSQDMDISPGDSTPTSEPQTSLHDTLPQGPVLLATALPRLASHPPTSLSSQSTGKLSTSPTTHCSQPGNSNAPGPPVTLANLPRLLSQITGSKDQNDITPQKALQTIQTAIFLSRQQSGSSDRGGNDLMAPLKVDTSGNVNLTNEGPPTPTHSETQDCIDARKMVSPGGLNASVQGLSSLQGVSTLGSLGSLGNGGGLQALSRVQPPLTPSLTPSLANHYREDLTQHVRAFPADILEKQAQKLSEEAHTMGSLQCTRVSAELKTARSLVRLTEIQATLQEQRILFLRQQIKTLEKLKSQNSFMSDDS is encoded by the exons ATGGTAATGCATGCGAGGAAACCACAAAGGATCAGCGATGG GTACTTCGAAAAGCACCAAACCCATCCCTATCAG CAGAACGCCAAGTACAGCGGTTCAAAAGGTGGATATCCATCATCAACAGTATCATCGGACAATCGTTACGAGGGTCGAATGCGCGATTCTCCAAATGGGAATTCGTATAGTCCAGCTGGTGGACTGGGCATGGGCATGCCTGTGGAACGCGAGAGTCCACGTAGCTACACAACCAAACCTCTTTATAAGAAGGAGAGAGAAAATAGAGACTATAAGTTATCTTCTTCACGCGAAAAGTATTCCG ATTGTGCACGATCTCCAAAAGACAAGAGAAGCCGTGACAGTCGGGACTCTGAGCACAGGACCAATCATGACAGGAGTGGTGGAGAG GATAAGAGAGGTGATGAACGAGGTGGTGTTGTGGAAAGAGCGGCGAGATTTGGCGACTGGTCAGAACACTTGAGTTCATCAGGTAAAAAGTATTATTACAATTGCAAAACAGAAGTATCACAGTGGGAAAAACCACGTGAATGGATAGTCCGAAATGACAGCAGGCAACGTCAATCGAACGATTATTCATCTAGGTCAa gtCATGATAAACATTCCAACTCGCGAGCAAACAGTAGCAATATTAGAGACGGTAAATCTCGACAAACAGACAAACGCGAGTACTGGGGATCGTGTTCAGGTAGCAATCAAGCCAGCAATAGTGTGGGTGGTCCAAGCAGAGATGAATTGCTGTCGTTGTCCTCACGTGAGCGTGATAAAGAACAACGTGAACGTGATCGCGAGCAACGGGAGCGGGAGCGTGACCGAGAACAGCGCGAGCGTGAACGCGAATTACAGCAGCAGCAGCGTGAGCGTGAGCAGCAACGTGACAGAGATGACATGTGTGGCGGTGAACGTCAGTCACAGGACATGGACATATCTCCGGGTGATTCAACGCCGACCTCTGAACCACAGACATCTTTGCACGATACACTGCCACAGGGGCCTGTTCTTCTCGCTACCGCGTTACCGCGACTGGCCTCGCATCCCCCTACATCATTGTCATCACAGTCAACTGGTAAATTGTCGACCTCACCTACGACGCATTGTAGTCAACCTGGCAACAGCAATGCACCTGGTCCGCCGGTTACTCTTGCTAATTTACCAAGATTGTTGTCGCAGATAACTGGTAGTAAGGATCAGAATGATATTACGCCACAGAAAGCACTTCAAACTATACAGACTGCTATCTTTTTGTCACGACAa caATCAGGAAGTAGTGATCGAGGAGGTAATGATCTTATGGCACCGCTAAAAGTTGATACTAGCGGTAATGTCAATTTGACGAATGAGGGCCCGCCGACTCCAACACATTCAGAGACACAGGATTGCATTGATGCTAGAAAGA TGGTGAGTCCTGGAGGATTGAATGCCAGCGTTCAGGGGCTAAGTTCGCTGCAAGGAGTCAGCACACTGGGGTCTCTTGGTAGTCTCGGTAATGGTGGAGGTCTCCAAGCGCTTTCAAGAGTTCAGCCACCATTGACACCTTCTCTGACACCGTCACTCGCAAATCATTATCGGGAAGATCTGACTCAACATGTCCGCGCTTTTCCTGCTGATATTCTTGAAAAACAA gCCCAAAAATTGAGTGAAGAAGCACACACTATGGGGAGCTTACAATGTACTAGAGTTTCAGCAGAGCTTAAGACTGCACGATCGTTAGTGAGGCTCACTGAGATTCAAGCAACATTACAAGAACaaag gATATTATTTCTTCGCCAACAAATTAAAACCCTGGAGAAGCTGAAATCCCAAAACTCCTTTATGTCTGACGACTCTTAG
- the LOC130672806 gene encoding WW domain-containing adapter protein with coiled-coil homolog isoform X2, which yields MVMHARKPQRISDGYFEKHQTHPYQNAKYSGSKGGYPSSTVSSDNRYEGRMRDSPNGNSYSPAGGLGMGMPVERESPRSYTTKPLYKKERENRDYKLSSSREKYSDCARSPKDKRSRDSRDSEHRTNHDRSGGEILHPIKLSNSSRESSQRKPAHNSCQDKRGDERGGVVERAARFGDWSEHLSSSGKKYYYNCKTEVSQWEKPREWIVRNDSRQRQSNDYSSRSSHDKHSNSRANSSNIRDGKSRQTDKREYWGSCSGSNQASNSVGGPSRDELLSLSSRERDKEQRERDREQRERERDREQRERERELQQQQREREQQRDRDDMCGGERQSQDMDISPGDSTPTSEPQTSLHDTLPQGPVLLATALPRLASHPPTSLSSQSTGKLSTSPTTHCSQPGNSNAPGPPVTLANLPRLLSQITGSKDQNDITPQKALQTIQTAIFLSRQQSGSSDRGGNDLMAPLKVDTSGNVNLTNEGPPTPTHSETQDCIDARKMVSPGGLNASVQGLSSLQGVSTLGSLGSLGNGGGLQALSRVQPPLTPSLTPSLANHYREDLTQHVRAFPADILEKQAQKLSEEAHTMGSLQCTRVSAELKTARSLVRLTEIQATLQEQRILFLRQQIKTLEKLKSQNSFMSDDS from the exons ATGGTAATGCATGCGAGGAAACCACAAAGGATCAGCGATGG GTACTTCGAAAAGCACCAAACCCATCCCTATCAG AACGCCAAGTACAGCGGTTCAAAAGGTGGATATCCATCATCAACAGTATCATCGGACAATCGTTACGAGGGTCGAATGCGCGATTCTCCAAATGGGAATTCGTATAGTCCAGCTGGTGGACTGGGCATGGGCATGCCTGTGGAACGCGAGAGTCCACGTAGCTACACAACCAAACCTCTTTATAAGAAGGAGAGAGAAAATAGAGACTATAAGTTATCTTCTTCACGCGAAAAGTATTCCG ATTGTGCACGATCTCCAAAAGACAAGAGAAGCCGTGACAGTCGGGACTCTGAGCACAGGACCAATCATGACAGGAGTGGTGGAGAG atcttACATcccataaaattatcaaattcctCACGAGAATCGTCGCAGCGTAAACCTGCGCATAACTCTTGTCAG GATAAGAGAGGTGATGAACGAGGTGGTGTTGTGGAAAGAGCGGCGAGATTTGGCGACTGGTCAGAACACTTGAGTTCATCAGGTAAAAAGTATTATTACAATTGCAAAACAGAAGTATCACAGTGGGAAAAACCACGTGAATGGATAGTCCGAAATGACAGCAGGCAACGTCAATCGAACGATTATTCATCTAGGTCAa gtCATGATAAACATTCCAACTCGCGAGCAAACAGTAGCAATATTAGAGACGGTAAATCTCGACAAACAGACAAACGCGAGTACTGGGGATCGTGTTCAGGTAGCAATCAAGCCAGCAATAGTGTGGGTGGTCCAAGCAGAGATGAATTGCTGTCGTTGTCCTCACGTGAGCGTGATAAAGAACAACGTGAACGTGATCGCGAGCAACGGGAGCGGGAGCGTGACCGAGAACAGCGCGAGCGTGAACGCGAATTACAGCAGCAGCAGCGTGAGCGTGAGCAGCAACGTGACAGAGATGACATGTGTGGCGGTGAACGTCAGTCACAGGACATGGACATATCTCCGGGTGATTCAACGCCGACCTCTGAACCACAGACATCTTTGCACGATACACTGCCACAGGGGCCTGTTCTTCTCGCTACCGCGTTACCGCGACTGGCCTCGCATCCCCCTACATCATTGTCATCACAGTCAACTGGTAAATTGTCGACCTCACCTACGACGCATTGTAGTCAACCTGGCAACAGCAATGCACCTGGTCCGCCGGTTACTCTTGCTAATTTACCAAGATTGTTGTCGCAGATAACTGGTAGTAAGGATCAGAATGATATTACGCCACAGAAAGCACTTCAAACTATACAGACTGCTATCTTTTTGTCACGACAa caATCAGGAAGTAGTGATCGAGGAGGTAATGATCTTATGGCACCGCTAAAAGTTGATACTAGCGGTAATGTCAATTTGACGAATGAGGGCCCGCCGACTCCAACACATTCAGAGACACAGGATTGCATTGATGCTAGAAAGA TGGTGAGTCCTGGAGGATTGAATGCCAGCGTTCAGGGGCTAAGTTCGCTGCAAGGAGTCAGCACACTGGGGTCTCTTGGTAGTCTCGGTAATGGTGGAGGTCTCCAAGCGCTTTCAAGAGTTCAGCCACCATTGACACCTTCTCTGACACCGTCACTCGCAAATCATTATCGGGAAGATCTGACTCAACATGTCCGCGCTTTTCCTGCTGATATTCTTGAAAAACAA gCCCAAAAATTGAGTGAAGAAGCACACACTATGGGGAGCTTACAATGTACTAGAGTTTCAGCAGAGCTTAAGACTGCACGATCGTTAGTGAGGCTCACTGAGATTCAAGCAACATTACAAGAACaaag gATATTATTTCTTCGCCAACAAATTAAAACCCTGGAGAAGCTGAAATCCCAAAACTCCTTTATGTCTGACGACTCTTAG